A portion of the Homalodisca vitripennis isolate AUS2020 chromosome 2, UT_GWSS_2.1, whole genome shotgun sequence genome contains these proteins:
- the LOC124355588 gene encoding piggyBac transposable element-derived protein 4-like, with translation MAASTSRQNNDTANSSDSESDISEDSDYDLSGDESDNLDEDNDHLNPSWSPFTQGLRRIPFTAENRFKVPVPGNNKPIDWFTLVLDDIFLENIVRESNIYAFEVYGKPNLGEHSRINKWQDLTVPELKVFIGLLLHMGTIRLNRYQDYWKTSRLFDIKCFRDQMSRDRFLLILRCLHFSRNVEGEGKDDRLKKISMLVSYFNQKMDDLYYPCRELSLDEGMVLWRGRLLFRQYIKGKRHKYGVKLYSLCEPQGLVIRFAVYSGGEGELGGKGHASKVVMHLMRGKLGVGHSLYMDNYYNSVALASKLLANKTYCTGTLRLDRKHVPADVKTAKLQVGETIQRYAEGVMVAKWRDKRIVSYLSTEHENNIVQISNRRNVQREKPMAIVQYNANMKGVDRSDQMLAYYPSDHKCVRWYKKIFIHLLQMIMVNAHKLYNVANDTNTMQLYDFRLQVIDALLPPKQQAPPVRPPRNPLHVLSKTTALDKKGRLLGKRCRQCLKEGRRKETVYMCAQCPGEPPLCALGCYDKYHAQLQE, from the coding sequence atggctGCTTCGACCTCTAGACAAAATAATGACACTGCTAACTCTAGTGACAGTGAATCAGACATAAGTGAGGACAGCGACTATGACCTGAGTGGAGATGAAAGTGACAATTTGGATGAAGATAATGACCATCTCAACCCTTCGTGGTCTCCCTTTACACAAGGACTTCGCCGTATACCATTTACAGCAGAAAATAGGTTCAAAGTACCAGTACCTGGTAACAACAAGCCAATAGATTGGTTTACTCTggtacttgatgatattttcctagAGAATATTGTTCGAGAATCGAACATATATGCATTTGAAGTGTATGGTAAGCCAAATCTTGGAGAACACTCAAGAATAAACAAATGGCAAGATTTGACTGTTCCAGAATTAAAGGTATTTATAGGTTTACTACTGCATATGGGAACCATCAGATTGAACCGTTACCAGGACTACTGGAAGACATCCagattatttgatattaaatgtttcagaGATCAAATGAGCAGAGATAGATTTTTGCTCATTCTTAGATGTCTGCATTTCTCAAGAAATGTAGAAGGAGAGGGCAAAGATGACAGATTGAAAAAAATTAGCATGTTGGTTAgctatttcaatcaaaaaatgGACGATTTATATTATCCATGCAGGGAACTTTCCCTTGATGAGGGTATGGTGCTGTGGAGAGGGCGTTTGCTCTTTCGACAGTATATCAAGGGGAAGCGCCACAAATATGGCGTAAAGTTGTACTCCCTTTGTGAGCCTCAGGGCCTTGTGATTAGGTTTGCAGTGTATTCTGGTGGTGAAGGTGAGTTAGGGGGCAAAGGCCacgcctctaaggtggttatgcaCCTAATGAGAGGGAAACTTGGTGTAGGCCATTCCTTATATATGGATAACTACTATAATAGTGTTGCTCTTGCCTCCAAGTTGTTAgcaaataaaacatactgtactGGCACCCTCAGACTCGACAGGAAGCATGTTCCAGCTGACGTCAAGACAGCTAAGCTGCAGGTGGGGGAGACAATACAAAGATACGCTGAAGGAGTCATGGTGGCCAAATGGAGGGACAAGCGGATAGTGTCATATCTATCTACTGAACATGAAAACAACATTGTGCAAATATCTAATCGACGTAATGTGCAACGAGAAAAGCCCATGGCTATTGTCCAGTACAATGCCAACATGAAGGGGGTAGATAGGAGTGACCAAATGCTCGCCTACTACCCCAGTGACCATAAATGTGTACGTTGGTACAAGAAGATTTTCATACATCTTCTACAAATGATAATGGTAAATGCCCACAAGTTGTACAATGTTGCAAATGACACCAATACTATGCAACTGTATGATTTTCGCTTACAGGTTATTGATGCTCTGTTACCTCCCAAACAACAAGCTCCTCCAGTGCGGCCTCCACGCAACCCGCTGCACGTTCTTTCAAAGACCACTGCGCTTGACAAGAAAGGACGACTTCTAGGAAAAAGATGCCGTCAGTGTCTAAAGGAAGGAAGGCGCAAAGAAACTGTGTACATGTGTGCGCAATGCCCTGGCGAACCGCCACTGTGTGCGTTGGGTTGCTACGACAAGTACCATGCGCAGCTTCAAGAATAA